In Arachis hypogaea cultivar Tifrunner chromosome 17, arahy.Tifrunner.gnm2.J5K5, whole genome shotgun sequence, a single window of DNA contains:
- the LOC112764535 gene encoding 5'-methylthioadenosine nucleosidase encodes MREMDIGGDQSGQAQSQERAISKIVIIIAMQSEALPLVNRFQLTEDPHPPCGFPQGVPWVRYHGSYKDLDISLFWPGKDPTLGVDSVGTISSALVTYAAIQALKPDLIINAGTAGAFKAKGASVGDIFIISDCAFHDRRIPIPVFDLYGVGSRKAFETPNLVKELNLQVAKLSTGDSLDMTQQDESSIISNDATVKDMEGAAVAYVADLLKVPAIFVKAVTDIVDGDKPTSEEFLQNLSAVTAALDVAVEKVITFINGKSLTEL; translated from the exons ATGAGAGAGATGGATATTGGCGGTGACCAATCTGGCCAAGCTCAGAGCCAGGAGAGAGCCATTTCGAAGATCGTGATAATCATTG CTATGCAGTCCGAGGCGCTTCCTCTCGTCAATAGGTTCCAGCTCACCGAGGATCCTCACCCTCCGTGCGGGTTTCCACAAGGGGTGCCTTGGGTGCGTTATCATGGCTCATACAAAGACCTTGACATAAGCTTGTTTTGGCCTGGGAAAGATCCTACTTTAG GGGTTGACAGTGTAGGCACAATTTCCTCTGCTCTGGTAACATATGCTGCTATTCAAGCACTAAAGCCAGATTTGATCATAAATGCAGGCACTGCTGGTGCTTTCAAG GCCAAAGGAGCTAGTGTTGGTGATATTTTCATTATATCAGATTGTGCTTTCCATGACAGAAGAATACCCATACCT GTTTTCGATCTGTATGGAGTTGGTTCGCGTAAAGCCTTTGAGACACCGAACCTTGTAAAGGAACTCAACCTCCAG GTTGCCAAACTGTCCACGGGTGATTCTTTAGACATGACACAACAGGATGAATCATCAATCATTTCAAATGATGCCACGGTTAAAGATATGGAG GGAGCAGCTGTTGCTTATGTTGCTGACCTTCTGAAAGTTCCTGCAATTTTTGTGAAAGCTGTGACTGATATTGTTGATGGTGACAAACCAACTTCAGAAGAATTCCTACAGAATTTGTCTGCTGTAACTGCTGCACTTGACGTGGCTGTTGAAAAAGTGATTACTTTTATTAATGGAAAGTCCCTCACCGAACTTTGA
- the LOC112763769 gene encoding 7-deoxyloganetin glucosyltransferase: MFNYNIVKVNTAMHAKGIILNTFEDLESEVLDAIRAKYSNVYSIGPLSMLFKQLSNSNTQLELIDLNLWKEDNKCLEWLDKRDRGSVVYVIRPNLVHDNNNNGDGKLSDEYVNVIERCERGLVLGWCQQEKVLCHASIGGFLTHCGWNSTLESICEGVPMACWPFFAEQQTNSFCACKKWGIGIEIECDVKREQVEGLVRELMEGQKGKEIKVYKLEGLI, translated from the exons ATGTTCAATTACAACATAGTAAAAGTGAACACTGCTATGCATGCCAAAGGGATTATCCTTAACACCTTTGAAGACTTAGAATCAGAGGTTTTGGATGCCATCAGAGCCAAATACTCCAATGTCTACTCCATTGGTCCATTATCAATGCTATTCAAACAGCTCTCAAACTCAAATACTCAATTGGAGTTGATTGATCTGAATCTGTGGAAGGAAGACAACAAATGCTTGGAATGGTTGGATAAAAGAGACAGAGGTTCTGTTGTGTAT GTCATAAGGCCTAATCTTGTGcatgataacaataataatggtgatgGGAAATTAAGTGATGAATATGTGAATGTGATTGAAAGATGTGAGaggggattggtattggggtggtGCCAACAAGAGAAAGTTCTGTGTCATGCATCAATTGGCGGATTTCTAACACATTGTGGGTGGAACTCAACATTGGAGAGCATATGTGAGGGAGTTCCAATGGCATGTTGGCCTTTCTTTGCAGAACAACAAACAAACAGCTTCTGTGCATGCAAGAAATGGGGGATTGGGATAGAGATTGAGTGTGATGTTAAGAGAGAGCAGGTTGAGGGGCTTGTGAGGGAACTCATGGAGGggcaaaaaggaaaagaaattaaggTTTATAAACTCGAAGGACTAATTTGA
- the LOC112764950 gene encoding uncharacterized protein isoform X1: MYAETGLLFPHMQNFSNHDLHQLDEYCNTFKSNASLSDPVQSSVMSEYDLAAEGDLFKAPEPIFEESFMNLDPVTAAISMISCGEDVSSQGLKSADIDVLQKEQLLSDVFYECEKDLLEKAAIDLPFSDILEIKVPVLNTEENSIEEKKQFLDMPPLPKSVSSGSLSSMDWMHGATMKPAFLDVPGIDFDEVYGMRRSFSEGDIKTLGNGNLNIVQSPHERRMLIGNSIKEERQEKLSRYRNKKTKRNFGRKIKYACRKALADSQPRIRGRFAKTEEYDTKRQ; this comes from the exons ATGTATGCAGAAACCGGCCTTCTCTTCCCACACATGCAGAACTTCTCTAATCACGACCTTCATCAACTCGACGAGTACTGCAACACCTTCAAGTCTAATGCTTCATTG AGTGATCCTGTTCAATCTTCTGTCATGTCGGAGTATGATTTGGCAGCAGAGGGTGATCTGTTCAAAGCCCCGGAACCTATTTTTGAAGAGTCATTCATGAACCTGGATCCTGTGACAGCAGCCATCTCAATGATATCTTGTGGGGAAGATGTCTCCTCACAGGGACTAAAATCTGCTGATATTGATGTTCTTCAAAAGGAACAGCTTCTGAGTGATGTGTTTTATGAGTGTGAAAAGGATCTCTTAGAAAAGGCAGCAATAGACTTGCCGTTCTCCGATATTCTGGAAATCAAAGTTCCTGTTCTTAACACAGAGGAGAACTCAATTGAAGAAAAGAAACAATTTCTAGACATGCCACCATTACCAAAGAGTGTCAGTTCAGGAAGTTTGAGCTCAATGGACTGGATGCATGGAGCTACAATGAAGCCTGCTTTCCTCGATGTCCCAGGAATAGATTTCGATGAAGTTTATGGCATGAGGAGATCATTTAGTGAGGGAGATATAAAG ACTTTAGGTAATGGCAATCTGAACATAGTCCAGTCTCCCCACGAGAGGCGTATGCTTATCGGCAATAGCATCAAAGAGGAACGCCAAGAGAAGCTATCCAGATACAGGAATAAGAAGACAAAGAGGAATTTTGGAAGGAAAATCAAG TATGCTTGCAGGAAGGCTCTTGCTGACAGCCAGCCTAGAATCCGTGGAAGATTTGCGAAAACCGAAGAATATGATACCAAGAGGCAATGA
- the LOC112764950 gene encoding uncharacterized protein isoform X2 encodes MLIEIELSLNKSMLAACIKCYSPFLKSDPVQSSVMSEYDLAAEGDLFKAPEPIFEESFMNLDPVTAAISMISCGEDVSSQGLKSADIDVLQKEQLLSDVFYECEKDLLEKAAIDLPFSDILEIKVPVLNTEENSIEEKKQFLDMPPLPKSVSSGSLSSMDWMHGATMKPAFLDVPGIDFDEVYGMRRSFSEGDIKTLGNGNLNIVQSPHERRMLIGNSIKEERQEKLSRYRNKKTKRNFGRKIKYACRKALADSQPRIRGRFAKTEEYDTKRQ; translated from the exons ATGCTGATTGAAATTGAACTAAGCTTGAACAAATCGATGTTGGCAGCATGCATTAAATGCTATAGTCCATTCCTTAAG AGTGATCCTGTTCAATCTTCTGTCATGTCGGAGTATGATTTGGCAGCAGAGGGTGATCTGTTCAAAGCCCCGGAACCTATTTTTGAAGAGTCATTCATGAACCTGGATCCTGTGACAGCAGCCATCTCAATGATATCTTGTGGGGAAGATGTCTCCTCACAGGGACTAAAATCTGCTGATATTGATGTTCTTCAAAAGGAACAGCTTCTGAGTGATGTGTTTTATGAGTGTGAAAAGGATCTCTTAGAAAAGGCAGCAATAGACTTGCCGTTCTCCGATATTCTGGAAATCAAAGTTCCTGTTCTTAACACAGAGGAGAACTCAATTGAAGAAAAGAAACAATTTCTAGACATGCCACCATTACCAAAGAGTGTCAGTTCAGGAAGTTTGAGCTCAATGGACTGGATGCATGGAGCTACAATGAAGCCTGCTTTCCTCGATGTCCCAGGAATAGATTTCGATGAAGTTTATGGCATGAGGAGATCATTTAGTGAGGGAGATATAAAG ACTTTAGGTAATGGCAATCTGAACATAGTCCAGTCTCCCCACGAGAGGCGTATGCTTATCGGCAATAGCATCAAAGAGGAACGCCAAGAGAAGCTATCCAGATACAGGAATAAGAAGACAAAGAGGAATTTTGGAAGGAAAATCAAG TATGCTTGCAGGAAGGCTCTTGCTGACAGCCAGCCTAGAATCCGTGGAAGATTTGCGAAAACCGAAGAATATGATACCAAGAGGCAATGA
- the LOC112767347 gene encoding uncharacterized protein: MASPSTFFLFLLFILLTFHANAESIILEEGFTVTTVLDGHKINVNPHSILQRSGSSDLILLDSTNSVFYTLQFPISSDSIVRRLSGDGSAGYKDGDVISAEFNKPRSFAVDLKGNVYVADKNNKAIRKISSNGLFEECYFTFWIVWLPYCLMDILILKLIGFQQ, translated from the exons ATGGCTTCTCCTTCCACCTTCTTTCTCTTCCTTCTCTTCATCCTCCTCACTTTTCACG ctAACGCAGAAAGCATAATTCTCGAAGAGGGTTTCACGGTCACCACCGTCCTCGACGGCCACAAGATCAACGTCAACCCTCACTCCATCCTCCAGCGATCCGGTTCCTCCGATCTCATCCTCCTTGATTCTACAAACAGCGTTTTCTACACCCTTCAATTCCCCATTTCCAGTG ATAGTATTGTGAGGAGGCTTTCAGGAGATGGATCTGCGGGGTATAAAGATGGGGATGTGATTTCAGCTGAGTTTAACAAACCCAGAAGCTTTGCTGTTGATCTTAAAGGAAATGTGTACGTTGCTGACAAGAACAACAAGGCCATTAGGAAAATCTCTAGCAATGGTTTGTTTGAAGAATGCTACTTCACATTTTGGATAGTTTGGTTACCTTATTGTTTGATGGATATCTTGATACTGAAGTTGATTGGATTCCAGCAATGA